In Hymenobacter sublimis, a single genomic region encodes these proteins:
- a CDS encoding AAA family ATPase — METLEVRNFGPIVRASIVLKDVNIFIGPSSSGKSTIAKLCAILNDYDFIKKVKRFSKFKEYLEKYNVSEYLTTNTYIRYDSDVLTLTINNGRISNVPKENIIIDSYNALFQYAKLSQTVDFEYTELEVYEPVFEHLRILSEPIVKSLNQLSYKAFYNFKSITHRASFIYSKIFTELDSDNYDLDDESLYYDEDEFEEIVSEIELLTKNSIIFFRNELSELKSVQSSTYIPAERILFSLITEKVFSFENAKLALPQVMIDFGTIVEKAKISSKEYNLDFIGTKYKFDKGKNIITQNGYETELSKAASGIQTIIPLYLAIEYKIYTNDQNTNFIIEEPELNLYPTNQKKLIEYIIAKCTNKNGSLTITTHSPYILTCINNFIQGANAFQERPEMIESIKDIISPNYWLEYNRVSAYYINNGLTENIMNSDIKSIGASKIDDVSEEIGNEFNQLTDIIYS, encoded by the coding sequence ATGGAAACACTAGAAGTTAGAAACTTCGGACCCATCGTCCGGGCATCTATAGTTTTAAAGGACGTCAACATATTTATTGGTCCATCATCAAGTGGCAAAAGCACAATAGCAAAACTGTGTGCAATTTTAAATGATTATGACTTTATTAAAAAAGTCAAGAGATTTTCTAAATTTAAAGAATATTTAGAAAAATATAATGTTAGTGAATATTTAACAACTAACACATACATAAGATATGATTCTGATGTACTTACTTTAACTATAAACAATGGACGCATTTCAAACGTGCCTAAGGAAAACATAATTATTGATTCTTACAACGCATTATTTCAATATGCAAAACTTTCACAAACAGTAGATTTCGAATACACAGAATTAGAGGTATACGAACCCGTCTTCGAACATCTTAGAATTTTATCTGAACCAATAGTTAAATCACTCAACCAACTTTCTTATAAAGCGTTTTATAATTTTAAAAGCATAACACACAGAGCTAGCTTTATTTACAGTAAAATATTCACAGAATTAGATTCAGATAATTATGATTTAGACGATGAAAGTTTATATTACGATGAAGATGAATTTGAAGAAATAGTAAGCGAAATTGAATTATTGACCAAAAATTCTATAATTTTCTTTAGGAATGAATTAAGTGAATTAAAAAGTGTACAAAGTTCAACATATATACCAGCAGAAAGAATATTATTTTCTTTAATAACAGAAAAGGTGTTTTCTTTTGAAAATGCCAAATTGGCATTGCCTCAAGTAATGATCGATTTTGGAACAATTGTCGAAAAAGCAAAAATATCTTCCAAAGAGTATAATTTAGATTTCATAGGAACTAAATATAAGTTTGATAAAGGCAAGAATATAATAACACAAAATGGATATGAGACGGAATTAAGCAAAGCCGCTAGTGGTATACAAACAATAATCCCGCTCTATCTAGCCATTGAATACAAAATATATACAAACGACCAGAATACAAATTTTATAATAGAAGAACCTGAGTTAAACCTATATCCTACTAATCAAAAGAAATTAATAGAATACATTATTGCAAAATGCACAAACAAAAATGGAAGCCTTACAATTACTACTCATAGTCCATATATATTAACTTGCATAAATAACTTTATACAAGGAGCAAACGCATTTCAAGAGAGACCGGAAATGATTGAATCAATAAAAGATATTATAAGTCCAAACTATTGGTTAGAATACAATAGAGTTTCAGCATACTATATAAATAACGGCTTAACTGAAAATATTATGAATAGCGATATTAAATCAATAGGAGCTAGCAAAATAGATGATGTATCAGAAGAAATAGGGAATGAATTTAATCAACTTACAGATATAATATATTCGTAA